From the Triticum urartu cultivar G1812 chromosome 4, Tu2.1, whole genome shotgun sequence genome, the window tctaaaggtcaataaatcttcaacgtctccaaactcttcaagccttgttcatgcttgtcttctcaagttcttttgccagatcatctctattgacgtgaaatctctcgtgacatcctttaatattccgtagttgcatttcaaacttctaggtttcaacatccttggcatgaaccatggtctagTTCCTGAAAAAATCTCTGGtttctcgaggttttgctcctccagcttggctactctcatcttcagggtcctgagttcctcatgaaatacttccttgtcaaaatactgcttcttgtaggtccatcttaacttcttgatgtaacactccagatcctggtgatactcttagctaaggttaaaacttcacctcttgctgatagatgctccatcagccttctaccatccaatccttccatgcacatgcatgcttaactcagcagagtgacaatagcataagcgggccataacatcatggatatctgggtttctgctcttgtcatttccatgagctatctctccatagttgatatctcctgccttagggtttttcTTGACAGAACTTTAAGTTTTTAACTCTCTCCATGCTCCGGTATTTCTCCGATACACCCTGATCTCGGgcattgacaacttccataatctgtcaagtttcataagggtagccttcgtaggtcatacaaatctagggattcttcagagcctccaattctcctagtcttcagagtcttcaacagctgtagtttccattatcataatgtatggtaaaatccccttcattccgaatggtcttacttgtctgatatcttgtacttcttggagtggtctcattaGTTGAATCTTcatgtggtcaaaaggggaaaggggtatagtctcattaaaggggatatttgaataatctcagaagagaagagaggtaaaagatcttttgaaAAGTAAAGTTTTAGAGGAAAATCTTTCCTacgggcttgccagtttctagggtcacgtcctacagtcaacatgtgctctgataccatcttgtagcgacccgacccgaatggatcaagtctctgtgcttaagtgtcatccctggatcggtatgctaacacacacagtactcgaggatttataacagaggtaaatcacatgtataagtaacgtaaaatactattacctcaatccaaaatagcggaagtaacaaggttgtggattcccatcaacaccaacggcaaagttgagtgtagaaatcgtaaccctaacgtatcacttactcgacgtaagataatcctgcaacatgagacgttgcagccacaaagggtcagtacattgaatgtactggcaaattcacaccatagagaatgatgaacaatggctatcactacatgcatatttggctggtggaaaagctctacggttataaggtttttgcgaaaagccaatttttccctactacaaaggaataaattttatttaactatcatggtggttgttgaacattgataatggttgacaacattctcaatcccaattaagtaacatcattaatcccaacaaaattaatttaaagtaacatgatgagattcacatgataatccaggtactagatactcaagatgtccataaccggggacacggctaatcatgattagtttatacactctgcagaggtttgcgcacttttcccacaagactcgatctcctccgttgggattctcgcactgcatggtgtttgagaaacggatgaccgagacatagtctttcagaagcgctagcaccttacgatcgggtagaccgttacacctactttcccctacatctgctagtctaccactgtaagagttcacacaacttagtcaactatgctagagcccatagtagtttgtggctgcacacggaagtttttagtatgaataatctcatgatccctttgagcctgggtggcggtccataaaaaaacaggcaatcctggaatacccaggtgcctagacaggcaatcgctggaatatccaggtgcctcaatccacccagatgtgtgttaaaattgccaccttaagtaaaccattaattaacaatatcacatctgtcatgaatactctcaaacccaatccacgtctacgagcatagcatggcaatataagcataacgtaatagtaactcccaaggtttgaatgcagggcaataggttcctacctcatcaactacttcccaatacccacatgttatcaatcctactcatgcaatgtttgagggtgaaactaatgcataaaaactggatatgaaaggaatatgatcaaagtgtgaacttgcctgcaatgttgatgaagatgatgcgcactcaaaactcttgatagctctactcgtcacactccggtcaatctatcgtaagcaagcaatagtaaccacacataagcaatcactcaaaagatcagaaagatcgaagaaaacgattcggaaaacatcaaaaccaagcaaataactcttgcaacataaaacaatttctaacagtaccaaaattatgtgaatttgtccttatcagaaagtttaggtcaagagcttcgatttgcaaaaagaatcaactggAACGGAGCTATGAAACTcgagttatgatcaaacgaagtttgaatctaaatctgatctaattcaaattttaaaatttcaaaaacatgtttgatttggattactggatagaggagatcataataaagaagtgggcgttgatttcgttgaatttggactaacgagtaaaaagtagtgATTGTTTTGAGATCAGGGGCTAAACTGTAAATAAAACATCTACAAAGAAGTCCCTGTCTAGAACtaacagaaaaaggaaaagacTTAAAAGCGAAAGTTCGTTTTCTAAACCTAACCAACGAACGTTCTCTAAATAGATCCATCTAAAAGAAAATCGGTTTTATAAAAAAACGATCTAGGTTTTTTTTAAAGAATCGAACTAAAGCGAGAATAAACCGGGGTGGTTACCGGTTCGGGGCGGTTTTCCATCGAAAACCGCCAGCGGCAGTTAGCGAGTCCGACGATGTCGGCGGCGGTTCCGGCGACGGGGCGAGACGCGGGCAGCAGCGCAGGCGAGCGAGCGGCGGATGCGGCAGAGGGCGGCGCGGGCTGCGGCGCGATGCGACGGCGGCGAGGCGAAGcgcggagcagcagcagcgggcggcggcgccggcgcaacgcggcgaggaggcgagcggcggcgcgaGCAGAGAGGGGGACGGGGCCCGGGGCGACGGCTTTATAGGGGGTCGAGGGGTGGCGTGGGGGAGGAGGCAGGAGGAGGAAGTTAAAAAAACATTTTCCACACAAATAAAAACAGAATAAAACAAatatattatataggcatataatatatcaaaattttcagaaaaagattctCTACGGCATGAACATTcttataatgccaaataaaatccacccaaattcagataattcaaagagtgctactggtctaataaaatccaataaaaatcattttaaaaataccaagatgatttcaaataaatttttctccaattttctattgtagggactCATGTTatcctattttccatgtattttgtttttggagaacaataatttgaataaaactcaaataacccaaattgaaaaataattatttcaaatggattttaaatttgagtttctttgaaactcccaactcatatttcataagttttgaagaagtcattttatcttcgctcttgaaaatcattgagttgcatgaagtttattaatttgaaatatttccagatgaaattcaaatattttcaacacccctttgcatttaaataaatggaagaagtcatgtcatcttctctccagggttttgtgatgaaaagaatttgaattcacggggatcaaaaataaaaaggtgaaagtttgggaaagtccttttattccctctcatttaactttcaaaaagtttcgaatttcactcaatcaatcacacaacaatcaaacaatcaatcaatcaatctatttattataacattccaaaatttagaattttgggatgttacatcgaGTATCATCAATTTTATTCCTGTGGAAAAGAATGCAAGCTACTCCAAAATTAACATGCCTCTGAATCAGTTCCAAGACATACTCATGATGTACCCCATGAACTGGTGACATTGCACAAAACGCAAGTTCAATCCTAAAAATAGGATAATCATTGAGACAATACATAAGCATGTAATGTGTGTGTAAGACTGATTCAGGGTGAATAATAGAAAGAGATTACCATGCTGATTGAGGGGGCTATGGATTTCTCGTCGCAGGAAAGGAGGCAGCTGCTCCATGCCACGCTCGCGTCCGATGCGGAGTTGCGGAAACACCGTCCTCCAAAGCCGTCCTCAAAGAGGAGGCAGAGGAGTGTCAGAGTCGCCCTACATCGAGAAGGTAGAGGCAGGTAGGGGCAAGCAATGGCTTGTCGAGGTTGGCTGGGCCGGCATCCTGTTGGGTGAGGTGGTTGGGGAGGCATCCATTAGAGGGGGTGTCAATCTAGTCGTGGATGGGAGACGGAGGTGGTTGGTTGCGGCGGGGAACGGCGAGCGGCCGCGGCGGCGTGGGCGGCGAGCGGCCGCGGCGGCGTGGGCGGCGAGCGGCTGAGGTGCTGCCGCGGCGGCTTGTGTGGCTAGCGGGATGACGTGCGGCGGCAGTGAGCGGACTGACGTGCGACCACGGCGGCGTGGATGGCGAGCGGGATGAGGTGCGGCCGTGCGGCTGTGGCGGCAGCTTGGGCACACACCCAGGGTTGAGGAGGAGGCAAATGCATACGTTTTTTTTTCAGTGAACCATTTTTTTAATAGCAGACTAATAGAACAACGGGTTAATTATAAAAAACACATGGGCCTGATTTACTGGGCCAAAGCGCACGGGCGGAAATTGTTTGCATCGTTCAAGCACACAACGTAATTCACCAAATTAGCAGGGCCGGCCCTGGGTAGGGGCAAGAAGTGCGACGCCCTAGGGCCCCACCTGATGAGGGGCCCCAACTTGTGTGGTACGTACGCTATACAGCCCATCGTTTTATTGTTCAGCCAATCGTTTCTTTAAGTAGAGTTCGGATTCCATCGATCTAACCAAGGGGCTAACGCTACAGCCGATGTTTCTTCTCCCCGCGTTTGTCTTTTTGTTCTCCGTTCCACTCCTCTTCCGAAGCACCTAGCAATGATTATGACTGGTTCCGTTGATCACCCTTAAATTTTTCATCACTACTACTCGTACCTTATGgatttctcttttttttctgcAGCACACTACCTATAAGTACGTCCCATCCTATGAGCAGCCGCAGGGGGTAGGCCAGCCGAACCACATCAGTTATGTTTGCTTTGCAACTAGGATGGACACCGCCTCAAAAAGTTCTAGTAACTTTTCAGTCTGTTTTCCATTTGATCTTTGTACTCAATTATGTAATTTTAGCTCACTAGTTGGTCTTCTCTTTCTATACAGGTTTCTCAAACACGAAATTGAGGATGGAGCGAGGTCGAAGATGTTTGGAATTGTCTAGTTCAATTTCTACTTTTCTCCTCCAACGATTCAGCTGTCCCCTCTCCTTTCCTGCAGTATACGTATAACCTAAAAAGTTTTGTTGGTTGTTTGCTAAAATTTACCATGTCCCTGGTGTATTATGAGATCGTATTTGCTAATGAATTCTTGGTACTGTTGTTTAGTTAGATGTTTGAAGTCCGATAAACTTTTGTGATATATATCAGTATGAATGAAATTATTGACTATGTCTTTCAAAAAGAAATGTCTTTTTTCATGGGGCCCACTTTTAAAGCTCGCCCCGGGCCTCGGAAAAGTCAGGACCGGCCCTGCAAATTAGTACCACCTCACgtatatgttttaaattcaaactgaaAGCATAAATTTATAGaaagaaagcgtattgtgacaGTGAACCCATGAAGTCAATCCGTGTTTTACTCAGATGCTGGTTTGGAGAAGTACTACACCTTTGCATTCTGGACCAAGAACGGGCACCCTTATGTATGCATCTACTAGCGTGCAAAATACAAGGACAATCTCCTTGGTAGCGTGCATCCAAAGCCGTGGACCATGGGCAACGATCACATCAGATCAACCCATCTATACAAAAACTTACGGCAAAATTCCACTGCTACAGCAGAGACCGTATCCATCCATCACAGATCACCAGGACCGATGAGCGCAGACGATCCCAGGCGAGCTCGGGGATCCTTCCCAGACGGCTGGCTGCCTTCACTCTCTCGGTCTCTCCCCACGCAGTCGGCAGTCCCGCTCCCAGAGGCGCAGCGCAGTCAAAAAAGACATTAAAGCGGTTACTCCGCTGCCCCAACCACTCCGCCTCGTGCTTTTATTGCTCGCCCTGCTGCCGCCGGTGCCAGTCGCCAGGCCCCGTCCCGAGCACTGTAAAGCACAGCAGTAACAATGGAGGATGGCTGCTCGATTGATCTCTCTCCCTGGTGGTGAGGTGTAGCGGTAGCCGGTGGGCAGCAGCTGGGTAGCGTTGGCTCGGCTGCGCGAGCGTCCGTCACCCCGCCGACGGGCCATTACTCGCTTGCAGGTGGAGGAGGCCCGTCGCCGTCTCGCGGCTCGCTTGCTGGGGGAGGCGGGTGAGAGATCCCATGTGCATTGGGGCCCTGAAgcaagcagcagcagcggcagccAGCGTCTCTCGCGCCGCGGGCAGCCGCGCGTCTCACCTGCCACGTCTCTCCCTCCCTTAATTCTTGCCCGCTCCTGACCTTGGGGGTGAGCAAGGAGGTGGGGAAGCTCCTGCGGCGGTGGTTCTTGGGGAGACCCTCGGCGGCCGGCATTCAGGTCAGATATTCTTCTTGTTTCTCTGCGGTGGTTAATTTCCAGTGTTGATAAACTATGCTTCTGTTCTTGTTACCTTCGTGCGTCCCTGTTTCTTTTCAGTTTTCTTGCCCTGTTTCTGTGTGTGATTTGGAGTGAAGTTTATGCATTCTTCCTCTTCCCCGTGTGAAGAGATTCCCCACACATCTCTACCTGGAAACTCCAATTTGCTTCAATTTGCTTTATCATTTTGagttttttgtttgtttgtgtgTATAGATAATGGCAGAGAACGTCCAAAAATGCACACAAAGAAATTATTACATTTTCCTTTGCCCACCGCAATTTTGTTTTGCCTTCAAGTTTGCTGCTTTTTTGGCTGTATTTTTTTTTATGTTTTTGCTTGCAAGCTCAGATTTGTGCGTATCTAACTTGTTTATCATTTCCCCCCTTCTGCTTTTTGCTTGCAAGAGGAGTTTTAACATTCCTTCAAAAATTAACTGACGAGTTTGAGATATCTGTATTTAAAGTAGAATATGGTCAATTTACTGTAGTTGCTGCTGTGCACTTATTGAAAATCAATGCTCTCCCCCCTGTAGTTGTCACAGTGTGTAATTTTCTTTGTCGGGTCCAAACAGTTTTACAAGCCTGCAGCTTCAAATATATTTTTACTGCTAACAAGTAAAAACTATCCCCTCTGCTTTTCTTGTTCAAACTGGACTAGACCTTGTTTGAGATTTGCTGCAACCCGCCGCCAAAATAGTTTGGACTGTTTTTACGGTGAGCGATTTTATGCGAATCAGCTTCTGTGACAGATTTGCTACCCTTTCTTTTAGGATAAGACACATTTGCTTTCGGCCTTCATTATTTCGTCCTCACTAACTTATTAAAAATTGTTAATTTTCGCGCAGGAAACTGTCCTGTGAGATCAATAAAAGCAAAGTTCATTCAACGAACAATTTTGCTGCTGCGATTCTCCACCCTGCCTTTCAATATCAAAATCCTGGCTGAAACTCTGAAACTCCTGGTTGAGAAATTGGAAAGCGTACAACTTGCCAATAATACACAGGCAGACAGTTGAAAGAAGATACAGTCTGGGCACAAAGCTGGGCTGCAATGGCTTGGCAGTTAAGTGCCCTTGTGATGGCCATAACCTGTTTGATGTTATGCCGAACAAGCGAGCAGTCCTCAGAAAGTGAGCTGCTGCAGCAGCTCAGGAAGCAGCTGGAGTACCCTAGGCAGCTGGAAGTCTGGAACAACCCAAGTGGCAACCCCTGCTACACTCAGCCCACTTCGGTGGTCACCGTAACGTGCGAGGGGGATGCCGTTACGGAGCTCAAGATCGTCGGTGATAGGATCACCAAGCCACCAAAGTTCAGTGGCTATCCTCTTCCAAATGTTAGCCTCTCTGAAGCCTTTGTTATCGACTCATTTGTCACTACGCTGACAAGGTTAACTACCTTGCGGGTTGTGATCCTGGTGTCTTTGGGCTTATGGGGCCCTCTCCCCGACAAGATTCACCGGCTGTCTTCGCTTCAAGTGCTTGACCTGAGCTCAAATTTTCTGTATGGATCGATCCCTCCGAAGCTGTCGGCCATGTCGAGGCTTCAGACCCTGACACTGGATGGTAACTACTTCAATGGAACTGTGCCAGACTGGTTTGGTTCGCTCTCGAACCTCACGGTCCTTCGTTTGCAGCGTAACCGGTTGAAGGGGTCAATACCAGCATCAGTTGGTAAAGCTACAATGCTTACCGAGCTAGCTCTTGCTGGCAACAATATCTCAGGCGAGGTTCCAGCTTTGGGTAGTTTGGTAAAACTTGAGATGTTGGATTTGAGGGACAACGAGTTGGACGGAGAGCTTCCAGACATGCCTACAGCATTGGTGACAGTCCTGCTTAGCAAGAACTCATTCAAGGGTGAAATTCCTGAAAAGTTTGGTCAACTGAAAAGGCTCCAACACCTTGATCTCTCATTCAACTTTCTCGAGGGCAGTCCTCCTGAAGAACTCTTTGATCTCCCAAACATCAGTTACTTGAACCTGGCAGCAAACATGCTCAGCGGATCACTTTCGAGTAGTTTAACATGCAGCAGCACCCTGGGCTTTGTGGATCTGTCTACTAACCGAATCACAGGTGACCTGCCTGCTTGTCTAAGCGCCAACTTGAATAACAGGGTTGTTAAGTTTGACGGGAATTGCTTTAGTGCTGACCCTGAACACCAGCATGAGGCTAACTATTGTCAACAACCTCATAAGGGGGGAAGATCAGGCAAGGATGTTGGACTTGTGGTTACTATTGTCGGTATAGTGCTGATTGTGCTTGTTCTTTCTCTTCTACTAATGGCATCAAACAAAAGAAACTGTCAGAGAGTTACAGCAGAACAACAGTTGCTGCAAAAGCAAATGCAAGATAATTCGACTCCAGGAATGTCCTCCGAACTGCTAGAAAGTGCAAGTAAGACTTGTTTCCCAGTAACTGAATCCCATTGTTTGCTTTTCTACTTACGAAAATGCGTGAAGTTAGCCAGCCCATTTCTTTCCTCTTTAGAGCAAGTATACAATAAGGTGACATAAGCAGGCTATAAGGATAAATATAGTATTTGTGCTTAGTTGGAggagagagaagaggagagagaagagaagcgggcTGTAAACTTGTAGCCGGCTGTGGCACAAGCGCCAACATACTTTGTGAGACAAAAAGTGGGGCCACATATTAATGGTATAGTATACTAGTACGACTAACTATTGTACTAGCAGGCTATTAGGTTGGCTCTAGatgatgtggcaacttcataaaaccggatgttggctatactattaaccatgctcttagatGAAGCAAATGTGATGCTTTACGAGTTCAGATGCTTTATACAGGGAATGTTAATCCACATACTTTTACATGTTAACTATCCTGCCCTTGCTCCCACTTTATACCTACTCTGCACTGTCATATACCTTGTAACTGTATCCAAATGTTCTTCAGCTGAATGGCATAGATGGTGGTATTTCCATGTTTTCAATAAATTCTGATATCCTATTTGCAAATCCCTCCCTGAATGAGCAAGGAGAGAAAGTTTTACTTCTTTATTTCGTGTCACTTTGAATCATTTTTTAGCTCTCTTCATTACAGGGTACATATCTCAAGCCGTGAAGTTTGGGTCGCAAATAATGCCCACACATCGTGTATTTTCTTTAGAAGAGCTGAAAGAAGCAACAAAATGCTTTGAACGGTCAGCATTTTTAGGCGAGGGATCCATTGGAAAGGTTTGCTGATTTGTTCAAAGATTCACCAAATTAAATTCGAATTTACATTAAATATTAAAAGCATAATAGAAGTACCTCTAAAAATATTAACAACGTAATTACTCGACTTCATACTGATGCAAGTTGGAAAATTTCCTAGCATTCAAGTTTCTATAGCCATACTGTTTTTGTGTTGCATATGTTACAGCTTGGTTGTCATACACTTTTTTTTCCTTGATCTTCAGCTATACAAGGGAAAACTAGAGAATGGAACCGTGATTGCGATAAGATGTTTGGCATTGCACCACAGATATTCAATAAGAAATCTAAAGCTTCGATTAGATCTACTCGCGAAGCTTCGCCACCCAAATTTGGTTTGCCTCTTGGGGCACTGTactgacaacgcagttgatgagTCAAGTGTAAAAAGGGTCTTTCTTGTTTATGAATATGTACCTAATGGGACTCTGTCTTCTTATCTTTCTGGTAAGGAACTACACCTAAATATGGGCAATTAAGGTTATATGAGTTGATAACCATTCAATTATCTATGCCTTTCTTGGCAGGCTCTACTCCTGAGAAAACACTGAAATGGTGTGATAGACTACATGTGCTGATCGGCATTGCAAGGGCTGTTCATTTCTTACATACAGGAATAATTCCTGGTTCCTTATATAATCGGTTGAAAACTTCTAATATTTTGCTTGATGAACACCATATTGCAAAACTGAGTGACTACGGTTTGTCCATAATCACAGAGGAGATATACAAACATGAGGTTTGCCATTTAAACAAAAGTATCATATCATGTTTGATCCCCTCTTTTTAATACATGTGCATTGAGGATAATCCATGCTTGTTTTTAATGCCACTAGTTCTTTGGATTTACAGGCAATAGGAGAAGGGCAGAGATACATACAAAATAACGCTGAAGAATTGTAAGTCCCTGAGTCATCTACCATTGCATCAAATTACTAAAATAGATAAGCAAATCTGGTTACAGAgttgaagcattctataaattgATGCTCAGGCGCTCAGCCATGTCGAAGCTGTAACGTCTATCGATGTTTTTGTAGGGAAACTTTGCAGGATGATGTATGTTCTTTTGGTTGCATTATACTTGAAGCACTTATGGGCTCCAAATTACATAGAAAAGGAGATCCTTTTATTTTAAGTGAACTGGTATGTGTCCCCCTCTTGCTTTGTAGTGAAGATTTAGACAATGCTTAGATGGATCCTTGCCTCATATTCATGTTTTATTTGGCTTTGCAATACTCAATACGCTTGTTTTCTTGGTTTTATTTCACAACGATTTCACAAGCCTTCAGTAAAAAAAATTGATTTCACAAGCCATGACTCCAATCCTATGTTTCTCCATCCATTCCCTTTTAGAATCTGCGCTCCAAAGAAGGCCCGTACTACTGTTTTTATGCCTCATGTGATAACTAAAGAAAACAGGGTTTCCTATGGTTTATCACTGTTAGTATACACATTTGTTTTTGCTAACATGGTTATAACACAATTACCTGCCTACCCAGAAAGGGATTGCAGTGTTGGCTTAGATTTCTTAGTGATATTTGGGAGTGAAATCAtctttatctctactcttataaagaTCTGAGTTGGTTGTGGTCTGTCTACTAAGAGATTAAATTATCAGAATCATTATCATACATcctatgtactccctccgttcctaatacaagtctttttagagattccaacgcggactacatatggagcaaaacgagtgaatctacactgtaaaatacgtctatatacatccgtatgtagcccgtatttgaaatctctaaaaggtcttatatttagaaacggagggagtagtagacATGTGTATGTAGTAAACTAAAAGTGATCTGTTAGGTGCATGAACCTTCTCAGTGATGCTGCTCACAGAGAAGCTCATACAGAATTCAGTATCCTGACTAATTTGTCATGATCAGTGTTTCGGCTAAGGCCCCACATCTCTCTGCAGCCAACATGGATATGCTTTGTTTGTGCCAACACTTATGAGCGAAAAAAACACTAATTCACTGTCTGAGAAATATTTGCCTGTATCTGCAGGTTATGTCTCTATCATGCCAGGAAGAGCGTGAGCACGTTCTGGATCCGGTCGTGCTCGGGACCTCATCGCAGGACTCACTGTCAATGGTGGTCTCCATCACGATCAAATGCCTATCCGTTGAATCCTCAACCCGGCCCTCCATCGAAGAGGTTCTCTGGAACCTGCAGTACGCCGCGCAGGTCCAGGCGACGGCCGACGGTGATCTGAGATCAGAAGTTTCTTCGCAAGCCTGTTAGCACAAGTGAGCAGCATAGCGGCATGGAAACCATGACCGGCCGTTTGCTCAGCAGACCAGGAAATGACTAAGCTAACTTTTTGCATTGCGCATTTGCTCAGCACCATTTGTATATCAGTACAGGTTGATTAGCATCGCAAATTCCCGCTTGTTTTTTGCATCGTACGTTACTAGTGTTTTGGCACCACTTAGTAAAGCAAATCTGCTTGTTCAGATATTAATATCACCACTTCACCTCGTTACAAAGGTAAATTTGGCAAGCTCACACTTCGAAACAGTAATATCAGCTACTGGCATCATACTGAGTGCAGTGCTACATGATTATAATAAAACACGATAAATCGCTAAAACCTGTTCACACAGCTCATGGTTTCAATTCAATATCACATCTGTGTGCAATGAGGAGCTTACTTTACAGTTATACATACACTCTACCAAGGCAAACAGTGTCGCGGAAAGCCTAACGACACATGAGAGATGAGAGGCCAACATCTAGACATACAATGTGCTACAACAGCTTATTCTTCCTCATATTCACAGCTGAATGCCAGTGGAAAGTCGATCATCCTTGCTACCTAGATATGCATACTTGATAAGCCGCATTGATCCGTCAAATGTCAGTATCTACAGAAAACAACGAGCTTTTTTTCTTAACGTGGGAAAATCAAATTACTCTTATGCAGATGGATAAAAGTAATATACGCAAACTTACAAGAACAATCAGTTTACTTGGTAACGGC encodes:
- the LOC125550627 gene encoding probable inactive leucine-rich repeat receptor-like protein kinase At3g03770, which codes for MAWQLSALVMAITCLMLCRTSEQSSESELLQQLRKQLEYPRQLEVWNNPSGNPCYTQPTSVVTVTCEGDAVTELKIVGDRITKPPKFSGYPLPNVSLSEAFVIDSFVTTLTRLTTLRVVILVSLGLWGPLPDKIHRLSSLQVLDLSSNFLYGSIPPKLSAMSRLQTLTLDGNYFNGTVPDWFGSLSNLTVLRLQRNRLKGSIPASVGKATMLTELALAGNNISGEVPALGSLVKLEMLDLRDNELDGELPDMPTALVTVLLSKNSFKGEIPEKFGQLKRLQHLDLSFNFLEGSPPEELFDLPNISYLNLAANMLSGSLSSSLTCSSTLGFVDLSTNRITGDLPACLSANLNNRVVKFDGNCFSADPEHQHEANYCQQPHKGGRSGKDVGLVVTIVGIVLIVLVLSLLLMASNKRNCQRVTAEQQLLQKQMQDNSTPGMSSELLESARYISQAVKFGSQIMPTHRVFSLEELKEATKCFERSAFLGEGSIGKLYKGKLENGTVIAIRCLALHHRYSIRNLKLRLDLLAKLRHPNLVCLLGHCTDNAVDESSVKRVFLVYEYVPNGTLSSYLSGSTPEKTLKWCDRLHVLIGIARAVHFLHTGIIPGSLYNRLKTSNILLDEHHIAKLSDYGLSIITEEIYKHEAIGEGQRYIQNNAEELETLQDDVCSFGCIILEALMGSKLHRKGDPFILSELVMSLSCQEEREHVLDPVVLGTSSQDSLSMVVSITIKCLSVESSTRPSIEEVLWNLQYAAQVQATADGDLRSEVSSQAC